DNA from Thermodesulfovibrionales bacterium:
CGGCACGTGCGCCACCTTCATCGGTTTTTGGTATGACGGCACATCCCCTGAGACCATGGGCTGGACCCTCCTGAATAGAGCGGCAAAAGCCACCCCGAGGCCGAGGAGGAGAAATGGCGTCCAGAGGGGAGCATCCTTAATCGTTGCCGTCAAGATGAGGAACTCGCTCGTGAATATCCCGAACGGGGGCATACCGACTATCGCCATCACCCCGAACATCAGCCCCCATCCGACTAAAGGATTGCCTTTGAAAAGCCCTTTTATCCTGTCGATCTCCTGAGTCCAATGCATCTGCGACGCATGGCCGACGGTGAAGAATATCGCCGACTTTGCGAGACTGTGCACAAGCATGTGAAGGAGAGCTCCGAATGTGGCTATGGGGCCTCCCAGGCCGAAGGCAAAGGTCGCTATGCCCATATGTTCTATGGAAGAATAGGAGAAGAGGCGCTTGATGTCTTTCTGCCGCAAGAGGGAAAATGCCGCAACGAGGATCGAAAGAATGCCGAAACCCATCATGATATCTCCCGCGTGATGACTGCGCGTCGAACCGTCCACAAGCACCTTGCAGCGCACGAGTGCATAGAGCGCGATGTTGAGCAGAAGGCCCGAAAGTACCGCGGAGATGGGGGTCGGACCCTCGCTATGCGCGTCGGGCAGCCAATTGTGGAGCGGCACAAGACCGACCTTTGTGCCGTATCCCACCATGAGGAAGACAAAAGCGAGCGACAATACCGTAGGTTCGAGACTTCCGCTCACCCTGCTCAGGTTCGTCCAGAGGAGGGCCTCGCCCCCTTCTCCAAGGACCTTTTCGGCAGCGAAATAGAGCAGCACCGTCCCGAAGAGGGCCTGTGCGATGCCTACGCCGCAGAGGATGAAATACTTCCATGCAGCCTCGATCGCCGTAGGTGTGCGGTACAGCGATACGAGAAGGACCGTCGAGAGCGTGGCGAGCTCCATCGCGATCCAGAGTATGCCGACGTTGTTGGTGAGAAGA
Protein-coding regions in this window:
- a CDS encoding hydrogenase 4 subunit F produces the protein LLTNNVGILWIAMELATLSTVLLVSLYRTPTAIEAAWKYFILCGVGIAQALFGTVLLYFAAEKVLGEGGEALLWTNLSRVSGSLEPTVLSLAFVFLMVGYGTKVGLVPLHNWLPDAHSEGPTPISAVLSGLLLNIALYALVRCKVLVDGSTRSHHAGDIMMGFGILSILVAAFSLLRQKDIKRLFSYSSIEHMGIATFAFGLGGPIATFGALLHMLVHSLAKSAIFFTVGHASQMHWTQEIDRIKGLFKGNPLVGWGLMFGVMAIVGMPPFGIFTSEFLILTATIKDAPLWTPFLLLGLGVAFAALFRRVQPMVSGDVPSYQKPMKVAHVPVILHMTLVFAVGIYLPDFLNQWFHAAVELLK